A genomic window from Methylorubrum extorquens includes:
- a CDS encoding class I SAM-dependent methyltransferase — protein MSPEATPLLAILAREIHASGPLGLDRYMALCLGHPLHGYYATRDPFGRAGDFVTAPEISQMFGELVGAWAAAVLAMMPATGVRPCLVELGPGRGTLMADALRALRAAGSDFELHLVETSPVLRGLQADRLADAAPTFHDSVASLPDAPLLVIANEFFDALPARQFVRTALGWCERRVGLTPEGDALAFGLDPEPDPRLTAPASAGAVLTLPSQGLAVMRDLGRRLVARGGVLLAIDYGYDQPGFGDTFQAVAGHRFADPLARPGEADLTLHVDFGALARAAAAEDAAVHGPVTQRDFLLGLGLAMRAERLKARATPDQTQAIDAAAFRLTDPDPRGMGALFKVLCASHPALGPLPALPPPS, from the coding sequence GTGAGCCCCGAGGCGACGCCGCTGCTGGCGATCCTGGCGCGGGAGATCCACGCGAGCGGACCGCTCGGCCTCGACCGCTACATGGCGCTCTGCCTCGGGCATCCGCTGCACGGCTACTACGCCACGCGCGATCCCTTCGGCCGGGCCGGCGACTTCGTCACCGCGCCGGAGATCAGCCAGATGTTCGGCGAGCTGGTCGGCGCCTGGGCCGCCGCGGTGCTGGCGATGATGCCGGCGACGGGCGTGCGTCCCTGCCTCGTCGAACTCGGGCCCGGCCGCGGCACGCTGATGGCCGACGCGCTGCGGGCCCTGCGCGCGGCCGGCAGCGACTTCGAGCTGCATCTCGTCGAGACCAGCCCGGTGTTGCGCGGGCTCCAGGCGGACCGGCTCGCCGACGCAGCGCCGACCTTCCACGACTCGGTGGCAAGCCTGCCGGATGCGCCGCTTCTCGTCATCGCCAACGAGTTCTTCGACGCCCTCCCCGCCCGCCAGTTCGTCCGGACGGCGCTTGGATGGTGCGAGCGCCGCGTGGGTCTGACGCCGGAGGGCGACGCCCTGGCCTTCGGCCTCGACCCGGAGCCCGATCCGCGTCTTACGGCGCCGGCGTCGGCAGGCGCGGTGCTGACCCTGCCGAGCCAGGGGCTCGCCGTGATGCGCGATCTCGGCCGCCGTCTCGTCGCGCGGGGCGGCGTCCTCCTCGCGATCGATTACGGATACGACCAGCCCGGCTTCGGCGACACCTTCCAGGCGGTTGCCGGCCACCGCTTTGCCGACCCGCTCGCCCGGCCCGGCGAGGCCGACCTGACGCTGCACGTCGATTTCGGCGCGCTGGCCCGCGCGGCGGCCGCGGAAGACGCCGCCGTGCACGGCCCCGTGACGCAGCGCGATTTCCTGCTGGGGCTCGGCCTTGCGATGCGCGCCGAGCGGCTCAAGGCTCGCGCCACGCCGGATCAGACGCAGGCGATCGACGCCGCCGCCTTTCGCCTGACCGACCCGGA